From a single Hippoglossus stenolepis isolate QCI-W04-F060 chromosome 2, HSTE1.2, whole genome shotgun sequence genomic region:
- the LOC118121340 gene encoding lysozyme g-like: MGYGNIRSVQTSGASEETAQQDSLGYSGKRASHTMAQTDSGRMSQYKSRIIRVGQRHGVDPALIAAIISRESRAGNALKDGWGDWNPQRNAYNAWGLMQVDVNPSGGGHTAVGGWDSEEHLNQGTGILVDFIDLISEKFPGWSREQKLKGGIAAYNQGDRSVHSYNEVDEHTTGGDYSNDVTARAQWYKDHGY; encoded by the exons ATGG GTTATGGAAACATCAGATCGGTTCAGACCAGTGGAGCTTCAGAGGAAACTGCTCAGCAGGACAGCCTGGGATACTCAG GTAAACGTGCATCACACACAATGGCACAGACGGACAGTGGCAGAATGAGTCAGTACAAGTCCAGAATCATCAGAGTCGGACAGAGACACGGAGTCGACCCGGCTCTCATAGCTGCCATCATCTCGAGAGAGTCCAGGGCCGGAAATGCACTGAAAGACGGCTGGGGAGACTGGAACCCACAGAGAAATGCGTACAACGCCTGGGGACTGATGCAG GTTGATGTTAATCCCAGTGGAGGTGGACACACTGCTGTAGGTGGATGGGACAGTGAGGAACACCTCAACCAAGGCACTGGGATCTTGGTTGATTTTATTGACCTAATCAGCGAAAAGTTTCCTGgctggagcagagagcagaAGCTGAAAG gaggGATAGCAGCCTACAACCAGGGGGATAGGAGTGTGCATTCCTATAATGAAGTGGATGAACACACAACAGGTGGAGACTACTCCAATGACGTCACAGCCAGAGCTCAGTGGTACAAAGACCATGGGTACTGA